The following proteins are co-located in the bacterium genome:
- a CDS encoding acylphosphatase yields the protein MLSRAHIWVSGLVQGVYYRWFAQTKAKALGLNGWVRNLWDGRVEVVCEGEKGLIMDFIKELRVGPRAAEVKGVEVKWEEYTGEFSEFSIKF from the coding sequence ATGTTATCAAGGGCTCATATATGGGTATCAGGACTTGTTCAGGGGGTGTACTATCGGTGGTTTGCCCAAACTAAAGCAAAGGCACTTGGCCTTAATGGGTGGGTTAGAAATCTATGGGATGGAAGGGTTGAAGTTGTATGTGAAGGCGAAAAGGGGCTTATTATGGATTTCATAAAAGAGTTGCGTGTGGGACCGAGAGCTGCTGAAGTTAAAGGAGTTGAGGTTAAATGGGAAGAATACACGGGAGAGTTTAGTGAATTTAGTATAAAATTTTAG
- a CDS encoding TIGR00725 family protein: MIIGVIGGSSCPHEIEKLAFEVGHLIARSGNMLICGGLSGVMEAACKGAKNGGGLTIGVLPGDSKDKSNLWVDIPIVTGMGIARNIIIVRSSDSIIAIDGEYGTLSELAFAIQLGVPVVGLKTWEIDLPIERVNTPKEAVELAIKLAKK; the protein is encoded by the coding sequence ATGATTATTGGGGTTATAGGAGGGTCAAGTTGTCCACATGAGATAGAGAAGCTTGCATTTGAAGTTGGGCACTTAATTGCAAGAAGTGGCAATATGCTTATATGTGGAGGGTTATCAGGAGTTATGGAAGCTGCTTGTAAAGGAGCAAAAAATGGTGGTGGTCTCACTATAGGAGTGCTACCGGGCGATTCAAAGGACAAGTCTAACTTATGGGTTGATATTCCAATAGTAACTGGCATGGGTATAGCAAGAAACATCATAATTGTGCGGTCATCGGATTCAATAATTGCAATAGATGGAGAATATGGGACACTATCAGAACTGGCATTTGCAATTCAGTTAGGAGTCCCGGTTGTAGGTTTAAAGACTTGGGAAATAGATTTGCCTATTGAAAGGGTTAATACTCCAAAAGAGGCAGTAGAGTTAGCTATCAAGTTAGCAAAAAAATAA
- a CDS encoding protein-L-isoaspartate(D-aspartate) O-methyltransferase, which yields MRLLKKLKIGKNYFESLRQRMVEEQIIARGIKDERIIGAMSKVPRHCFVPEFLRDEAYGDYPLPIGEGQTISQPYMVAEMTLQLDPKPEDRILEVGTGSGYQSAILAELVHEVFTIERVDTLARKAELLLQKLGYKNIVVKVGDGTHGLPDYAPYNGILVTAGAPQTPEPLFDQLKEGGRLIIPIGNKIVQALTLVRKINGKPIEEQLFDCMFVPLVGVHGWKE from the coding sequence ATGAGGCTATTAAAGAAATTAAAAATTGGGAAAAATTATTTTGAGTCCTTAAGACAGCGGATGGTAGAAGAGCAAATTATAGCCAGAGGTATTAAAGATGAGAGAATAATAGGAGCAATGAGTAAAGTGCCACGCCATTGCTTTGTCCCCGAGTTTTTAAGAGATGAGGCTTACGGCGATTATCCTCTCCCGATAGGCGAGGGACAAACAATTTCTCAACCTTATATGGTAGCGGAGATGACACTTCAGCTTGACCCTAAGCCTGAAGACCGTATACTTGAGGTAGGAACAGGTTCCGGTTACCAATCAGCTATACTTGCTGAACTTGTGCACGAAGTTTTTACAATTGAACGAGTAGATACACTTGCAAGAAAAGCTGAACTTTTGTTACAAAAATTAGGCTATAAAAATATAGTTGTGAAAGTAGGTGATGGAACTCATGGACTTCCAGATTATGCTCCCTATAATGGTATATTAGTAACAGCTGGAGCTCCTCAGACTCCAGAGCCATTATTTGACCAATTAAAGGAAGGCGGTAGACTCATAATTCCTATAGGCAATAAAATAGTTCAAGCTCTTACATTAGTTAGAAAAATTAATGGAAAACCAATTGAGGAGCAACTTTTTGATTGTATGTTTGTCCCACTTGTTGGAGTGCACGGATGGAAAGAATGA
- the surE gene encoding 5'/3'-nucleotidase SurE has protein sequence MRILLTNDDGVRSNGIMTLFDTLSKEHKVTIVAPAKESNATSHSFTLKRSLRVKRLSPNIISVYGTPTDCVILAVYNLLDDFPELLFSGINSGPNLAEDVTYSGTVGAAFEGAIIGIPSIAMSFYGDKPFDFDTGAEFALKLVKFVKENKFLKDMVLNINIPWRPRGIKITKLARRNYENVVERRMGRYLIGGTPKYSDEPGTDLEACKQGYISVTPLCIDLTNYEAIKEIKNWEKLF, from the coding sequence ATGAGAATCCTCTTAACAAATGATGACGGTGTTCGTTCTAATGGGATAATGACTTTATTTGATACACTCTCAAAAGAACATAAAGTGACAATTGTTGCACCAGCTAAGGAATCAAATGCAACATCACATTCTTTTACTTTAAAAAGGTCGTTAAGGGTAAAGAGATTAAGTCCTAACATAATTAGTGTATACGGTACACCGACCGATTGTGTAATATTAGCGGTCTATAATTTATTAGATGACTTTCCAGAGTTACTTTTTTCTGGAATAAATTCGGGCCCAAATCTTGCTGAGGATGTCACTTACTCTGGAACAGTGGGGGCAGCATTTGAGGGTGCTATTATTGGTATTCCCTCTATTGCTATGTCTTTTTATGGTGATAAGCCATTTGATTTTGATACCGGGGCAGAGTTTGCGTTGAAGTTGGTAAAATTTGTAAAAGAAAATAAGTTCTTAAAAGATATGGTTTTGAATATTAATATCCCATGGAGACCAAGGGGAATTAAAATTACAAAACTTGCTAGGAGAAACTATGAGAATGTTGTAGAAAGAAGGATGGGCAGGTATTTAATTGGGGGGACACCTAAATACTCTGATGAGCCCGGTACAGACCTTGAAGCTTGTAAACAAGGGTATATCTCGGTTACCCCTCTTTGCATTGACTTAACTAATTATGAGGCTATTAAAGAAATTAAAAATTGGGAAAAATTATTTTGA
- a CDS encoding glycosyltransferase family 2 protein: MGVRIAIIIPVYNEEQYIGDLLRDLHWNKRDIIVIDDGSQDRSGDIASEMAVLLKHKRNFGKGYAHRTGFEYAIAKGYDYVITMDGDRQHDPKEITKFTNEINKNKADIIIGTRRRSPFNMPLIRYLTNLVTSFVVSFLAHKTIKDAQSGYRALSTRVLRGVHLTTSNFQTESEILIKAARLGYRIGSVPISTIYREEKSKMRPFIDTVRFVVLAVKSIFYR, translated from the coding sequence GTGGGCGTGAGAATTGCTATCATTATTCCTGTGTACAACGAGGAGCAGTATATAGGTGACTTATTACGAGATTTACACTGGAACAAGAGAGATATAATTGTTATAGACGATGGCTCACAAGATAGGAGTGGAGATATTGCAAGTGAGATGGCAGTTTTACTTAAACATAAGCGTAATTTTGGTAAAGGATATGCGCATCGGACAGGATTTGAGTATGCAATAGCTAAAGGGTATGATTATGTGATTACTATGGATGGAGATAGACAGCACGACCCAAAAGAGATTACAAAGTTTACTAATGAAATAAACAAAAATAAAGCTGATATAATAATAGGAACAAGGAGACGCTCACCTTTTAATATGCCACTTATCAGATATCTTACTAACTTAGTAACTTCCTTTGTTGTTTCTTTTCTGGCTCACAAGACAATAAAGGATGCGCAATCCGGATATAGGGCACTCTCTACAAGAGTCCTGAGAGGAGTCCATCTTACTACTTCAAACTTTCAGACTGAATCTGAGATACTCATAAAAGCTGCAAGATTAGGTTATCGTATAGGGAGTGTTCCAATTAGCACAATCTACAGAGAAGAAAAGAGTAAAATGAGACCCTTTATAGATACTGTGAGATTCGTAGTATTAGCAGTCAAATCTATTTTTTATAGATGA
- a CDS encoding lysophospholipid acyltransferase family protein, giving the protein MIWFYWVTAFLSHITPEKVAVFITERIADLMYFTLYRKQRKTVMSNIKMVYRQMESAELKETALKIYRNFARFIYEFLILPKIDKDNLFNYLEIINKERLDDAVNRKSSGVLVLTAHLGNWELGAAMLSILGYSPTVIALAQPSRYIRDFFTKRREAVGMKIVYLGEKMRDVITALTRKGVVATLGDRTYSGVGIKAKFFGKPIYFPYGVFELASRTNSTIIPAFCVRDVDKYRVYFEPPIKNGVEEWAKVLEQYIKRYITQWFVFEPLWA; this is encoded by the coding sequence ATGATATGGTTTTACTGGGTGACTGCTTTTTTGTCACATATTACTCCAGAAAAAGTTGCTGTTTTCATCACAGAGAGAATAGCAGACCTTATGTATTTTACTCTCTATAGAAAGCAGAGAAAAACAGTGATGTCAAACATTAAAATGGTCTACAGGCAAATGGAGTCTGCTGAATTAAAAGAGACTGCTTTAAAAATTTACAGAAATTTTGCAAGATTTATTTACGAATTTTTAATTTTACCAAAAATAGATAAAGACAATTTGTTTAATTATCTTGAAATAATAAATAAAGAAAGACTTGATGATGCTGTAAATAGAAAAAGTAGTGGAGTATTGGTTCTTACAGCACATCTCGGTAATTGGGAGCTCGGTGCAGCTATGCTTTCAATTTTAGGGTATTCACCTACAGTGATTGCATTAGCTCAACCTTCCAGATATATAAGGGATTTCTTTACAAAGCGTCGTGAAGCAGTTGGGATGAAAATTGTTTATTTAGGTGAAAAAATGAGGGATGTGATTACAGCTTTGACTCGTAAGGGAGTGGTTGCTACACTTGGTGACCGTACATACTCAGGCGTTGGTATTAAAGCCAAATTCTTCGGAAAGCCAATTTATTTCCCTTATGGAGTTTTTGAGCTTGCATCTCGCACTAACTCTACCATCATTCCTGCATTTTGTGTAAGGGATGTGGACAAGTATCGAGTTTACTTTGAGCCACCTATTAAAAATGGGGTAGAAGAGTGGGCTAAGGTGCTTGAGCAGTATATAAAAAGATATATAACTCAGTGGTTTGTATTTGAGCCATTGTGGGCGTGA
- a CDS encoding MerR family transcriptional regulator, with protein MSEKFYYSISEVSKTVNLHPYVLRYWEQEFRELRPKKTDGGRRAYTSKDIELILLIKELLYKDKYTIEGARMRLKEIKKGNNVSNLTNDVLKEIKSGLKDLLKILS; from the coding sequence GTGAGTGAGAAATTTTACTATTCAATATCAGAGGTGTCAAAAACAGTGAATTTGCATCCTTATGTATTACGGTATTGGGAACAAGAGTTTAGAGAACTTCGTCCAAAGAAGACAGATGGAGGTAGGAGAGCATATACTTCTAAGGATATAGAGTTGATACTTCTTATAAAAGAATTACTTTATAAAGATAAATACACTATTGAAGGTGCAAGAATGAGACTCAAAGAGATAAAGAAAGGGAATAATGTAAGCAATCTAACTAACGATGTGTTGAAAGAGATTAAAAGTGGACTTAAAGATTTACTTAAGATTTTAAGTTGA
- a CDS encoding phosphopentomutase gives MVKRVILVLLDGVGCGELPDASKYGDKGSNTLGNLANEIGGLNLPNLASLGIGNIIKVKGVPAAKSPLASYGKAAELSAGKDSTTGHWELMGLILKKPFPTFPNGFPEVMIRQFQSAIPQRGTLGGWPASGTQIIEELGEKHIRTGYPIIYTSADSVFQIAAHKDVITLTELYKLCETARKLFPDIGRVIARPFTGKPGAFKRTPERKDFSLPPPDLTLLDLLTNKRLPVVTVGKIDYIFANRGITTTIHMKDNHDVMNKILRVMDESKQGLIFANLVDFDMIWGHRNDKEGFAKGLEEFDKWLPNLLEKLTPDDILFITADHGNDPTTPSTDHSREYIPILVYNPGRGGACPCPGVNLSIRESFSDVGATIGEYFGIRLKNGKSFLTKILKA, from the coding sequence ATGGTGAAGCGGGTAATTTTAGTTCTATTGGATGGGGTTGGTTGTGGTGAACTCCCAGATGCCTCAAAGTATGGTGACAAAGGTAGTAATACACTCGGTAATCTGGCAAATGAAATTGGAGGTCTCAACCTGCCTAATCTTGCATCACTTGGTATTGGAAATATAATTAAAGTGAAAGGAGTACCTGCTGCAAAATCGCCGCTTGCCTCCTACGGAAAAGCTGCTGAGCTATCAGCTGGAAAGGACTCAACTACAGGACATTGGGAGCTCATGGGGCTTATACTCAAAAAGCCATTCCCTACATTTCCTAATGGGTTCCCAGAAGTTATGATTAGACAGTTTCAATCCGCAATCCCACAACGCGGGACACTTGGGGGCTGGCCTGCATCTGGTACTCAAATTATTGAAGAACTCGGAGAAAAACACATAAGGACTGGCTATCCAATTATTTACACATCAGCAGATTCAGTGTTCCAGATTGCTGCCCACAAGGATGTAATTACACTCACTGAACTATACAAATTGTGTGAGACTGCAAGAAAATTGTTTCCTGATATTGGGAGGGTGATTGCACGTCCATTTACTGGTAAACCCGGTGCATTTAAGCGGACACCAGAACGAAAAGACTTCTCATTGCCACCGCCGGATTTGACCCTATTAGATTTGCTTACTAATAAAAGATTGCCAGTGGTTACAGTTGGTAAAATAGATTACATATTTGCGAATAGAGGAATAACCACTACTATTCATATGAAAGATAATCATGATGTGATGAATAAGATACTTAGGGTTATGGATGAGTCAAAGCAGGGCCTTATCTTTGCTAACTTAGTAGATTTTGATATGATATGGGGACATAGGAATGACAAGGAAGGATTTGCAAAAGGGTTAGAGGAGTTTGACAAATGGCTACCAAATCTATTAGAGAAACTGACCCCAGATGATATATTATTTATAACTGCTGACCACGGCAATGACCCGACTACACCGTCAACTGACCACTCAAGAGAATACATTCCAATATTAGTTTATAATCCCGGTAGGGGCGGGGCTTGTCCCTGCCCTGGAGTCAATCTTAGTATAAGGGAAAGCTTTTCAGACGTTGGTGCTACAATAGGAGAGTACTTTGGAATAAGACTCAAAAATGGCAAAAGCTTCTTAACTAAGATACTAAAAGCATAA
- a CDS encoding FlgD immunoglobulin-like domain containing protein yields the protein MRQSKDANANITVYNLLGQKIATLVSGEIEASYHTVRWDGKDNSGNKLASGIYFYRLQAGDYTATKKMYLMR from the coding sequence ATTAGACAATCAAAAGATGCCAATGCAAACATTACCGTTTATAATCTCTTGGGTCAGAAAATAGCAACTCTTGTAAGTGGGGAAATTGAGGCAAGCTATCATACTGTAAGATGGGATGGTAAGGATAACTCTGGTAATAAGCTGGCGAGTGGAATCTATTTCTATAGATTACAAGCGGGTGACTATACGGCAACAAAGAAGATGTATTTAATGCGATAG
- the hypF gene encoding carbamoyltransferase HypF, with product MKRYRKHSQKLAIVPRILWIGIGNKLKGDDGVGPTFIGLLRKCKSRPFTKERDKSRLKNMVLFDCGEVPENYLYPIVKANPDIIIVVDAVNFGVEPGTIKVFSTDEIDSYGLSTHTLSLDYFVKWIRDESRAKIFTLGIQVKSCRFGERLSKPVAEAVKLMAKEKIGAEIILEGVVQGIGFRPFLHRVAKKFSLTGWVKNFSGGVKVWVEGNKIDILLFYDHLLQEAPPLATIKNRTLEFKPAKGVKGFKIEPSEMVSGKSRTFTKERDKFVLIPPDISICDDCLRELQTLKDRRYRYPFINCTNCGPRFTIIHDIPYDRCKTTMAEFVMCKDCANEYKDIENRRYHAQPNACPKCGPQVELIQNRGQSPFGDSPYPTCGDKAIKLAVKLLKHGKIIAVKGIGGFHLCCDATNKEAVTRLRKAKAREFKPFAVMSAEVGLVKKYAYVSKDEERLLKSVQRPIVLLKKKKNNLIAPSVAPENEYIGAMLPYTPLHYLITEDLLAIVDTSGNFKDEPLLIDNCEAITKLSGIADYLLVHNRNIYSRCDDSVAKVINNTPVIFRRARGWTPLPIKLPTNGHCILATGAELKNTFCVTRDNLAFVSQHIGDLNNLETYKFYKSTIEHFKKLFGIEPKIVVHDLHPEYLSTKYAYSIQDTEHRIQVQHHYAHIASCMVENEVEPPVIGIAFDGVGYGVDGKAWGGEFLICDYKKFDRIGHLKYIPLPGGDKAAIEPWRMAVSYLWNVFGEDCERFIKRWKNSRFILQMIKQGVNCPLSSSMGRLFDAISSLLGLCDFNTYEGEGAIRLEQVCNLEDCCQVHPYKYEIKDGVVDVSQMMREIVNTKSNISEIATRFHYTIVDITKSFCLQIRKKYSINKVALSGGVFQNKILTELVVNMLETENFIVYTHLNVPPNDGGISLGQAAVAQAIANG from the coding sequence ATGAAGAGATATAGAAAGCACTCCCAAAAGCTTGCTATTGTTCCCAGAATCCTGTGGATAGGCATTGGTAATAAGCTAAAGGGCGATGATGGTGTCGGTCCCACATTCATAGGGCTACTGCGTAAATGTAAATCCCGCCCCTTTACAAAGGAGCGGGATAAATCTCGGCTCAAAAATATGGTATTATTTGACTGTGGTGAAGTACCTGAAAACTATTTATATCCGATAGTAAAAGCAAATCCAGATATAATTATAGTTGTGGACGCTGTCAACTTTGGAGTTGAGCCCGGCACTATTAAGGTATTTAGTACTGATGAAATAGACTCTTATGGATTATCAACTCATACTCTTTCATTAGATTACTTTGTAAAGTGGATTAGGGATGAAAGTAGAGCTAAAATCTTTACACTCGGGATACAGGTCAAGTCGTGTAGGTTTGGAGAAAGACTTAGTAAACCAGTTGCAGAGGCTGTAAAGTTGATGGCAAAAGAAAAAATAGGTGCCGAAATAATACTTGAAGGAGTAGTGCAAGGGATTGGATTTAGGCCATTCTTACACAGGGTTGCAAAAAAGTTCTCACTAACGGGCTGGGTAAAAAATTTCTCAGGTGGAGTAAAAGTATGGGTTGAAGGTAATAAGATAGACATCCTGCTTTTCTACGACCACTTATTACAAGAAGCGCCGCCACTTGCTACTATCAAAAACAGAACACTCGAGTTTAAGCCTGCTAAAGGAGTTAAAGGATTTAAAATAGAGCCAAGTGAGATGGTAAGTGGTAAATCCCGCACCTTTACAAAGGAGCGGGATAAATTTGTGCTTATCCCTCCAGATATATCTATTTGTGATGATTGTTTGCGAGAGCTTCAAACTCTAAAAGACCGTAGATATAGATACCCTTTCATAAACTGTACCAATTGCGGTCCTAGGTTTACAATTATACACGATATCCCATACGATAGATGTAAGACAACGATGGCTGAGTTTGTAATGTGTAAGGACTGCGCAAACGAATACAAAGATATTGAGAACCGCAGGTATCATGCACAGCCAAATGCCTGTCCTAAATGTGGACCTCAAGTAGAGTTAATTCAGAATCGGGGACAGTCCCCATTCGGGGACAGTCCCTATCCTACATGTGGAGATAAAGCAATAAAATTAGCTGTTAAGTTGCTAAAACATGGCAAAATTATAGCAGTCAAAGGGATAGGTGGTTTCCATCTATGTTGCGATGCAACAAATAAAGAAGCAGTGACGAGGCTGAGAAAAGCAAAAGCAAGAGAATTTAAGCCATTTGCAGTTATGTCAGCAGAAGTAGGACTTGTAAAAAAATACGCCTATGTGTCAAAGGATGAGGAGCGATTATTAAAGTCGGTTCAAAGGCCAATTGTGTTATTAAAGAAAAAAAAGAATAATCTTATCGCTCCATCAGTAGCACCTGAAAATGAATATATTGGAGCTATGCTTCCGTACACTCCTTTACACTATTTAATAACTGAAGACTTATTGGCTATAGTAGATACAAGTGGTAACTTTAAAGATGAGCCACTGTTAATAGATAACTGTGAAGCAATTACGAAACTATCGGGTATTGCAGATTACTTACTCGTTCATAACAGGAATATTTATTCAAGATGTGATGACTCGGTTGCTAAAGTTATAAATAACACACCTGTCATTTTCCGTAGGGCAAGAGGCTGGACTCCTTTACCGATAAAGCTGCCAACTAACGGACATTGTATTCTTGCAACTGGTGCAGAATTAAAGAATACTTTCTGTGTAACGAGAGATAATCTTGCTTTTGTATCACAACATATAGGCGATTTGAATAATCTTGAGACATATAAGTTTTATAAATCTACAATTGAGCACTTCAAGAAACTGTTCGGAATAGAGCCAAAAATCGTTGTACACGACTTGCACCCAGAATATTTATCTACTAAATATGCGTATAGTATACAGGATACAGAACACAGGATACAGGTTCAACATCATTATGCTCATATTGCAAGTTGTATGGTAGAGAATGAAGTAGAGCCGCCAGTGATTGGGATAGCATTTGATGGTGTAGGCTATGGAGTTGATGGTAAAGCGTGGGGGGGTGAGTTCTTAATTTGTGATTATAAAAAGTTTGATAGAATTGGGCACTTAAAATATATTCCGCTACCAGGAGGTGATAAGGCGGCGATTGAGCCGTGGAGGATGGCTGTTAGCTATCTCTGGAATGTATTTGGGGAGGATTGCGAAAGATTTATCAAAAGATGGAAAAACAGTAGGTTTATACTTCAAATGATTAAACAAGGTGTAAATTGTCCGTTGAGTTCAAGTATGGGTAGACTTTTTGATGCCATTTCAAGTTTACTTGGACTATGTGATTTCAATACATACGAAGGTGAAGGTGCGATAAGACTTGAACAAGTGTGTAATCTAGAAGACTGCTGTCAAGTTCATCCATATAAATATGAAATAAAGGATGGTGTTGTGGATGTATCACAAATGATGCGTGAGATAGTAAATACGAAATCCAACATATCTGAGATAGCTACACGCTTCCACTATACTATTGTTGATATAACAAAAAGTTTTTGCTTGCAAATCCGTAAGAAATATAGTATAAACAAAGTAGCATTATCTGGAGGTGTATTCCAGAACAAGATTTTGACCGAGCTTGTAGTAAACATGCTTGAGACTGAAAATTTCATTGTCTACACGCATTTAAATGTACCTCCAAATGATGGGGGTATATCTTTAGGACAGGCAGCAGTAGCACAGGCGATAGCAAATGGGTAA
- a CDS encoding cyclophilin-like fold protein: protein MKIKIEAGKATMIGELNNSKTAKLIWSALPINGTVNTWGDEIYFTIPVTTQIENPKTIVELGDIGYWPDGRAFCIFFGPTPISRGNTIKPASAVCVVGKVIGDPSEFKKVSDGEVITLSKVEANL from the coding sequence ATGAAAATTAAGATAGAAGCAGGAAAGGCTACAATGATAGGTGAGCTTAACAACTCTAAGACAGCCAAACTTATCTGGTCTGCTCTACCTATCAATGGGACTGTAAACACGTGGGGTGACGAAATCTATTTCACTATTCCAGTAACTACTCAGATTGAGAACCCCAAAACCATAGTTGAGTTAGGAGACATCGGCTATTGGCCAGATGGTCGTGCATTTTGTATATTCTTTGGCCCTACACCTATCAGCAGAGGGAATACAATTAAACCGGCGAGTGCTGTTTGTGTAGTTGGAAAGGTCATTGGTGACCCAAGTGAGTTTAAGAAAGTGAGTGATGGTGAAGTTATCACTTTAAGCAAAGTAGAGGCAAATTTATGA
- the purD gene encoding phosphoribosylamine--glycine ligase gives MKVLVVGGGGREHAIVWKISKSPLVDELYSAPGNGGILEIAECIQIGAEDIGELIKFAKNVDLVIVGPEAPLALGLVNELPKNRAFGPTKEGATIESDKSFAKELMKKAGIPTAEFEIFNDIETANSFVKTAKYPIVIKVAGLAAGKGAFIVKDKKEAAEILQKIMVEEIFGRSGSQVVIEEYLEGEEVSAIAFTDGKDFVPLLPCQDYKKLLDGDKGPNTGGIGAYAPAVLSKTDVDKVIEQVFEPCIWGLQKEGVVYKGILYAGLIITEKGTKVLEFNCRFGDPETQPVLPLLESDIMEPILATIEGNLKSVSLKWKQDFATCVVLASEGYPDKYEKGKEITGLNKIQDVIIFHAGTEKKGDRLFTSGGRVLGVTGVSNSLKGSIEAAYREIKHIHFDGMYYRKDIGEKGLKVNYKFK, from the coding sequence ATGAAAGTACTTGTTGTAGGGGGGGGTGGCAGGGAGCATGCTATTGTTTGGAAGATTTCCAAGTCACCACTTGTGGATGAGCTCTACTCTGCACCCGGGAATGGCGGTATTTTAGAGATTGCTGAATGTATCCAAATAGGGGCTGAAGATATTGGTGAACTTATTAAGTTTGCAAAGAATGTTGACCTTGTGATAGTGGGACCTGAAGCTCCTCTGGCTCTTGGTCTTGTTAATGAGCTGCCTAAAAATAGGGCATTTGGTCCTACTAAAGAGGGTGCTACAATAGAATCGGATAAATCGTTTGCTAAAGAGTTAATGAAAAAAGCTGGAATCCCGACTGCAGAATTTGAGATATTCAATGATATAGAAACAGCAAATTCTTTTGTAAAAACTGCTAAATATCCGATTGTGATAAAGGTAGCTGGACTAGCAGCTGGTAAGGGTGCATTCATTGTGAAGGATAAAAAAGAAGCTGCTGAGATATTGCAAAAAATAATGGTTGAAGAGATATTTGGTAGGTCAGGTAGCCAAGTTGTTATTGAAGAATACCTTGAAGGTGAGGAAGTTTCTGCAATCGCATTTACTGATGGTAAAGATTTCGTACCACTACTTCCATGTCAAGACTATAAGAAACTACTTGACGGTGATAAAGGGCCGAATACCGGCGGTATTGGTGCTTATGCACCGGCAGTGCTGTCAAAAACGGATGTTGATAAAGTAATTGAGCAAGTTTTTGAGCCCTGTATATGGGGATTGCAGAAGGAGGGTGTAGTTTATAAAGGGATATTGTATGCAGGACTTATAATTACTGAGAAAGGTACAAAAGTGCTTGAATTTAATTGTAGGTTTGGTGACCCTGAGACACAACCTGTCCTACCTTTACTTGAAAGTGATATAATGGAACCAATACTTGCGACTATTGAAGGTAATCTGAAATCGGTATCACTTAAGTGGAAGCAAGACTTTGCTACCTGTGTAGTATTAGCATCAGAGGGGTATCCGGATAAGTATGAAAAGGGTAAGGAAATAACAGGACTAAATAAGATACAAGATGTAATCATCTTTCATGCAGGGACTGAAAAAAAGGGAGATAGACTTTTTACTTCTGGGGGGAGGGTTCTTGGTGTAACAGGGGTTAGTAACTCATTAAAAGGGTCAATAGAAGCAGCATATAGGGAGATAAAGCATATTCATTTTGATGGAATGTATTATAGGAAAGATATAGGGGAGAAGGGACTAAAGGTAAATTATAAATTTAAATAG
- a CDS encoding GYD domain-containing protein: MSTFVLMTKLAPEVTKRIKERAAIGERWRRMVKEKCPGVKFISHYALLGPYDFLDIYEAPNEEVAAKVSMISLSLGATKAESWTAIPYKRFVELTEEI, translated from the coding sequence ATGTCTACATTTGTTCTTATGACAAAGTTAGCTCCTGAAGTAACAAAACGAATAAAGGAGAGAGCCGCAATTGGGGAGCGGTGGCGTAGGATGGTAAAAGAGAAATGCCCTGGAGTGAAGTTCATATCTCACTACGCATTACTCGGTCCTTATGACTTTCTCGATATCTATGAAGCACCAAATGAAGAGGTAGCGGCAAAGGTATCAATGATAAGTCTATCATTAGGGGCTACAAAGGCAGAGAGCTGGACTGCTATTCCTTATAAACGATTTGTTGAACTCACTGAGGAGATATAA